The DNA segment CTTTCCAAGGCGCTCGAGGGCCGGAGCGAAATGTAGGCCGGCGCGCCCAACGGTTTCGGAAAGGTGATGGCAGATGGGGCAAAGATCCTCGAATGGCAAGGCGGTGCGGGTCCATGGAATTTTAAGTTTGGCCTTTGCCGGCACGGCCGTCGGCCTGGGGGCCGCGGCGGTGTTCCGGGCGTCGATTTGGTTCGGCGTATGCTATTTGCTGCTTTGCCCGGCCGCCATGTCCGTGGTTCTGTTTGCCTACTGCGCCAAATGCCCGTGCAAGGGAGGCTGCGCGCATGTGCTGCCGGGCAAGGCGGCCGCACTGTTCCGCCGGCGGCCGGGGCCGTATTCCGCCGCGGAGATCGCCGCGCTTTGCGCTTCCTTACTGCTGTTGACCGCAATCCCGCAGCCGTTCCTTTGGCGGCATCCCGCCTGGCTGGCCGTCTTTTGGGTTTTAATGGGAGTGGCTGCGGTGCAAATCCGCGGCGCCGTTTGCCGGGCCTGCGGAAATCTTTATTGTCCGATTAATCCGAGCAATCGCCCTTGACAAGGGCGGTGCTTCCTTTACAATGAAAAAACGATGAAACGCTTTTCCGGTTCGGTCGCTTGCATGTGTATCTGTCTTGGCCAGGGACGGAGGTCTCTCGCTTAAGCGTTACCGCGCGCAGAACCGGACACGATTTGCTAGGCGAAGGCAGCCGTCTCCTGGAGCATCCGAGGCGGTTGTTTTGTTTTAAACCCCCTCCTGCCTCCCCCATTTGCGTCGCTTGATCCCGCTGCCATGTACGGACATCTTTACGCAAATGGGGGAGGGAAGGGAGGGGGCTCCAACAGAGAGGAACAACATGAAAATCGCGAATTCCGTAACGGATCTGATCGGCAACACGCCCTTGGTGCGCATCAACCGCCTGGCGGCGGGCGCGAAGGCGGAAATCGCCGCCAAGCTGGAATTTTTCAATCCGGCGCATTCGGTGAAGGACCGGATCGGCGCGGCGATGATCGACGCCGCCGAAAAGGCCGGAAGGATCACGCCCGAAACGGTCATCCTCGAGCCGACCAGCGGCAACACCGGGATCGCGCTGGCGATGGTGTGCGCGGCGCGCGGCTACCGGTGCGCGCTGACGATGCCGGATACGATGAGCCGCGAGCGGCGGATGTTGTTAAAAGCCTACGGCGCGGAGCTGATCCTCACTCCCGGGGCGGAGGGGATGGCCGGCGCGATCCGCAAAGCCGAGGAGCTGGCGCGCGACGATCCGTGCTACCTCATCCCGCAGCAGTTCGAGAATCCCGCCAATCCCGAGATTCACCGGCGCACGACGGCGGAGGAGATCTGGCGCGACACCGACGGCAAGGTGGACGTGCTCGTCGCGGGCGTGGGAACCGGTGGGACGATCACCGGAACGGGCGAGGCGCTCAAGGCGCGCAAGCCGTCCCTGCGGGTCGTGGCGGTCGAGCCCGACGCCTCGCCGGTGCTCTCCGGCGGCGCGAAGGGGCCGCATCCGCTGCAGGGCATCGGCGCCGGTTTCGTCCCCAAGGTGCTCAACACGAACATCTACGACGAGGTCATCCGGGTGGCGGGCGACGACGCCTTCGCCACCGCGCGCCGCGCCGCGCGCGAGGAGGGTTTGCTGGTGGGAATCTCGTCCGGCGCCGCGCTGTGGGCCGCGCTGCTCCTGGCGCGCCGCGCCGAAAGCGCCGGCCGGCTGATCGTGGTGATCATCCCGTCGTTCGGCGAGCGCTACCTGAGCACGCCGCTTTTCGCGAATTTGAAGGAGTGAAGGACCGATCAGAGACGGTAGACGATGGACCATGGCCGGGTAAACAGAGACTGTCGACTGTCGACCATCGACCATCGCGAAGCACTGACCATAGACCAGGGACGATGGACCATGGTCGTAGGCAAGCGGTTTTTCTCTGCGCCGTTTGAGTCGAGGATATTCAATCCAAAACGAATACTCGCCGAGGGTCCATGGCCTATGGCCGAGAGCTTGGGGTCGATGGTCCATCGTCTCAAACCCAATGCCTGATACCAACAGGATGGAGCAAGCATGATAACCACGATTCAACGCGATATCCGGTCCGTCTTCGCCCGCGATCCGGCGGCGCGCAGCCTGCCGGAAGTGCTGACCTGCTACCCCGGCTTGCACGCGGTTTGGGGCTACCGCGCGGCGCATTGGTTCTGGATCCGGGGCTTCAAACTGGTCGGAAGGATTCTTTCGCAGATCGTCCGCGCCTTCACCGGAATCGAGATCCATCCCGGCGCGACGATCGGGCCGGGCCTCTTTATCGACCACGGGATGGAGGTGGTGATCGGCGAGACCTCCGAGATCGGCGAGGACGTCACGCTCTATCACGGCGTCACCCTCGGAGGCACCAGCCTTCAAAAGGGGAAGCGCCATCCGACGCTCGAGGATTGCGTGGTGGTCGGGGCCGGGGCGAAAATCCTCGGCGCGATCACCGTCGGCGAATCCAGCCGGGTGGGGGCCAATGCCGTGGTGGTGCGTTCGGTTCCGCCGGATTCGGTCGTGGTCGGCGTGCCGGGCGAGATCGTCGTCCGCTCGCGGCCGCATCCTGCCGGGCACATTCCCGATCTCGAGCACTCGCAGATGCCGGACGTGATCGGCGAATCGCTGCAGGAGCTGATGAAGCGGGTGGATGCGCTGGAGGGGCGGTTGAACGGGCACGCGCATCCCACCCACGTCCGGACGGTGGATCACGGCGTATGGACCGGAGAGGATTTCGAGATCTAATCCGGCCTCTCGCACCAGAAGCGCGTCCGGTGCTTGCGCGGTCCGTACCGGATCCTCGCGCCGGCGCGAGGATCCGCTGAAGCGTCGAAACCGTTTGGTGTTCACGGATTGCAGGCTGATGCGGCCACCGGCGGCCAATCGCCCCGGCTTCGTGTTCGAAGGGCTTCGTTGTCCGAAGCGCATCGATCCGCAAGGGCAGGTCCGGGGATGGCGGACCGCGCGAGTTGGAAAAACCGAGGCATGCTCCCCAGGCTGAAAGCCCGGGCGGACTCCCAGACCGCCCCGATCTTTCAACTTGACACTTCATTCGGCGGTATGTTATAAGCGCGCCCAACAACTACATACGCAAAGCACTCTTATCCAGAGAGGCGGAGGGACCGGCCCGATGAAGCCTCGGCAACCAGCGGAGACGCAGGTGCCAAATCCGGCAGCAGGGACGGCGGATTGCGTCGTCCACACTCTGAAAGATGAGAGGGCAGTGACACGGAATGTTCACCGCCTCTTCTTTCGGAAGAGGCGGTGCGTTTTTCGGACGGGAGAGCGGAGCGTAACGGTCACACTTAAGGAGGCAGCATGGCAAAGGAAGAATCCAGAAAATTCGGTTTCTCCACCCGGCAGCTGCATGCCGGGCAAAGCGCGGATCCCTCGACCGGATCGCGCGCGGTTCCCATCTACCAGACCACTTCGTTTGTGTTCCGCGACACGGCGCATGCCGCCCGGCTCTTCGCCCACGAGGAGCCGGGGAACATCTACTCGCGGATCATGAATCCGACCAACGACGTGTTTGAGGCGCGGTTGGCGGATTTGGAGGGCGGCGTGGGGGCGCTCGCGGCCGCCTCGGGCCACGCCGCCCAGAGCATGGCGGTCTTCACGCTGTGCGAGGAGGGCGACCACATCGTCTCCGCCTCCACGCTGTACGGCGGAACCTTTACCCAATTCAACCACACGTTTCCGCGGTTGGGGATCGAAGTGACCTTCGTGGATCCGTCGGACCCCGAGAATTTCCGCCGCGCCGTCCGTCCCAACACCAAGCTCCTCTACGGCGAGACGCTCGGCAATCCGCGGATCAACGTCTTCCCGTTCGAGGAAGTCGCCAAGATTGCGCGCGAATTCCGGATCCCGCTGATGATCGACAACACCTTCGCCACACCCTACCTGTGC comes from the Anaerolineales bacterium genome and includes:
- the cysK gene encoding cysteine synthase A produces the protein MKIANSVTDLIGNTPLVRINRLAAGAKAEIAAKLEFFNPAHSVKDRIGAAMIDAAEKAGRITPETVILEPTSGNTGIALAMVCAARGYRCALTMPDTMSRERRMLLKAYGAELILTPGAEGMAGAIRKAEELARDDPCYLIPQQFENPANPEIHRRTTAEEIWRDTDGKVDVLVAGVGTGGTITGTGEALKARKPSLRVVAVEPDASPVLSGGAKGPHPLQGIGAGFVPKVLNTNIYDEVIRVAGDDAFATARRAAREEGLLVGISSGAALWAALLLARRAESAGRLIVVIIPSFGERYLSTPLFANLKE
- the cysE gene encoding serine O-acetyltransferase produces the protein MITTIQRDIRSVFARDPAARSLPEVLTCYPGLHAVWGYRAAHWFWIRGFKLVGRILSQIVRAFTGIEIHPGATIGPGLFIDHGMEVVIGETSEIGEDVTLYHGVTLGGTSLQKGKRHPTLEDCVVVGAGAKILGAITVGESSRVGANAVVVRSVPPDSVVVGVPGEIVVRSRPHPAGHIPDLEHSQMPDVIGESLQELMKRVDALEGRLNGHAHPTHVRTVDHGVWTGEDFEI